In Bacteroidia bacterium, one genomic interval encodes:
- a CDS encoding alpha/beta hydrolase, whose amino-acid sequence MKYIFFLFTLSLLFTARPASALDPKKEYEFTPDMFGLKYEEHKIPSTNGAELMAWYFPPPDRSTNLMIISDDGNGNMADNLDIVAQFQSLGYGVLTYDYRGYGKSSDFKIVNKLYIYPQFADDLNAVCDYAKRNMTLHFSLYGVGIGGGLSIGVGMDRRETQYLIGDSPYPTLEYMKNKLQEEKEMNVMIPPVFNKNYEPKYALETKELPRLLKGVLIIVGENDKIVGPDMAKDLQKLQKKMVEVYIAEAADSENTFSSNNNKYFVAIKEFMDSNP is encoded by the coding sequence ATGAAGTATATTTTCTTTCTGTTTACGCTCAGCCTTCTATTCACGGCTCGCCCGGCTTCCGCTCTTGATCCAAAAAAGGAGTATGAATTTACACCTGATATGTTTGGGTTGAAGTATGAAGAACATAAGATCCCTTCCACCAACGGAGCCGAGTTGATGGCCTGGTACTTCCCGCCTCCTGACCGCTCTACGAACCTGATGATCATCAGTGATGATGGCAATGGAAACATGGCTGACAATCTGGATATCGTGGCGCAGTTCCAGTCGCTGGGCTATGGAGTACTCACTTACGACTACCGGGGTTACGGCAAGAGCAGCGATTTCAAGATTGTGAACAAGTTGTATATCTACCCGCAGTTTGCTGATGATCTGAATGCCGTTTGCGATTATGCCAAGAGAAATATGACCCTGCACTTTTCCCTTTATGGAGTTGGCATTGGTGGCGGGCTGAGCATAGGCGTAGGCATGGATAGGCGTGAAACCCAATACCTCATAGGTGATAGTCCTTACCCTACCCTGGAATACATGAAAAATAAATTGCAGGAAGAAAAGGAAATGAACGTGATGATCCCGCCTGTTTTCAATAAAAATTATGAGCCGAAATATGCACTTGAAACCAAGGAACTTCCAAGATTGCTGAAGGGCGTGCTTATTATTGTCGGGGAGAATGATAAAATAGTGGGACCTGACATGGCCAAGGATCTGCAGAAATTACAGAAAAAGATGGTGGAGGTTTACATAGCTGAGGCGGCTGACAGTGAGAATACTTTTTCTTCGAATAATAACAAATATTTTGTTGCAATAAAAGAGTTTATGGATTCCAATCCATAA
- the alr gene encoding alanine racemase, producing MPASCSNTRKNNLIMFSTSRIILSASALRNNVDFLRKQVLGPETRISAVVKGNAYGHGIETFVPLAETCGVNHFSVFSAGEAWRVLKVRRQPGTIMIMGYIADEELPWAVANEIECFIYDRERLAAIIAAAKESGKPARIHIEVETGMNRTGLTAEELQELLPMLKEGRQHLHLAGVSTHYAGAEHSSNYDRVKAQIGRYERHLAFLKGHGLEPEIRHTACSAATLIFPETQLDLVRLGVLIYGYWPSQETWADYNLTNKHITEESLEPVLTWKTGVMSLKHLKKGESLGYGKHFVATRDSVMAAIPVGYSYGYSRALSNLGEVGIRGERARIAGIVNMNMMMADVTHIPGVQRGDEVILAGRDACGLIKFASFNQAENPLNYEMLARLPSDIPRQLSE from the coding sequence ATGCCAGCCTCGTGCAGCAACACCAGGAAGAATAATCTCATAATGTTTTCTACCTCCCGAATTATATTAAGTGCAAGCGCTCTGCGCAACAACGTGGATTTTCTGCGTAAACAGGTATTAGGCCCGGAAACCCGCATCTCCGCTGTGGTGAAAGGCAATGCCTATGGACATGGAATTGAAACGTTCGTTCCGCTTGCTGAAACCTGCGGTGTGAATCATTTCTCGGTATTCAGTGCAGGTGAAGCATGGCGCGTACTCAAAGTCCGGAGGCAGCCCGGAACCATCATGATCATGGGTTACATTGCCGATGAGGAGTTGCCCTGGGCGGTGGCGAATGAGATCGAATGCTTTATTTATGACCGGGAAAGGCTGGCTGCGATTATTGCTGCTGCGAAGGAATCAGGGAAACCCGCCCGGATCCATATCGAAGTTGAAACCGGAATGAACCGTACGGGTTTGACTGCCGAAGAGCTGCAAGAACTTCTGCCAATGCTGAAAGAAGGCCGGCAGCACCTGCATTTGGCAGGCGTTTCCACGCACTATGCCGGGGCCGAGCATTCTTCGAATTATGATCGGGTGAAAGCGCAAATTGGCCGTTATGAGCGGCATCTGGCTTTTCTGAAGGGTCATGGATTAGAGCCGGAAATCAGGCATACGGCCTGTTCTGCCGCCACGCTTATTTTTCCGGAAACACAACTGGATTTGGTACGTCTGGGCGTACTGATCTATGGCTACTGGCCCAGCCAGGAAACTTGGGCAGACTACAATTTGACAAACAAGCATATTACTGAAGAGAGCCTTGAGCCGGTGCTTACCTGGAAAACCGGGGTAATGAGCCTGAAGCACCTGAAAAAGGGAGAAAGCCTGGGGTATGGCAAGCACTTCGTTGCCACGCGCGATTCCGTAATGGCGGCCATTCCTGTGGGCTACAGCTATGGATATTCCCGCGCCCTCAGCAACCTGGGTGAAGTTGGCATCAGGGGGGAGCGTGCCCGGATAGCCGGCATCGTGAACATGAACATGATGATGGCAGACGTAACCCACATTCCCGGAGTGCAGCGGGGAGACGAGGTGATCCTGGCAGGCCGTGATGCATGCGGGCTAATAAAGTTCGCGTCATTTAACCAGGCAGAAAATCCCCTCAATTATGAAATGCTGGCTAGGTTGCCTTCTGACATTCCCCGGCAACTTTCAGAGTGA
- a CDS encoding amidohydrolase, giving the protein MIMNDLIYLRRNLHAHPEIAGEERETAGILLEFLRQCHPDRILHHLGQTGFAVEYDSQQEGPVLMFRSELDGLLVEDKLDVTYISQNEGKGHKCGHDGHMAMLAGLAQHLHENPPKRGKVILLFQPAEETGEGAGWLLKDERFLEIQPDIVYAIHNMPGAPLGEVGVRKGNFASASEGMVIKLMGQTSHAGHPEEGRNPAYAIAEIIQEVKNMDQWYNFEDFVLGTIVQLSVGEISFGISPGYGELRLTLRAHKQDDLNRLKGVAQEKLAEIVQKHNLSHRISWHEAFTSTVNSEDAIEQVIKAAKANNMAHKEKDAPYRWSDDFGQLLSAYHGAMFTLGAGEDHPQLHSTDYDFPDELIEKGVAIYASLVQQHQEE; this is encoded by the coding sequence ATGATAATGAATGATCTGATTTACCTGAGAAGGAATTTACATGCGCATCCGGAAATAGCCGGGGAGGAACGGGAAACAGCCGGAATTCTGCTTGAATTTCTGCGGCAGTGCCATCCTGACCGGATTCTGCACCACCTGGGTCAGACTGGTTTTGCGGTGGAATATGACAGCCAGCAGGAAGGTCCGGTGCTGATGTTTCGTAGCGAACTTGACGGTTTGCTGGTAGAGGATAAGCTGGATGTAACTTATATATCGCAGAATGAAGGGAAGGGACATAAATGCGGGCATGATGGACACATGGCGATGCTTGCCGGCCTCGCGCAGCATCTCCATGAAAATCCACCAAAACGCGGAAAGGTGATCCTGCTCTTTCAACCTGCTGAAGAAACCGGGGAGGGTGCCGGCTGGCTCCTGAAAGATGAGCGATTCCTCGAAATTCAACCTGACATCGTGTATGCCATTCATAATATGCCGGGCGCTCCGCTGGGCGAAGTGGGCGTAAGAAAGGGAAATTTCGCATCAGCATCTGAAGGGATGGTCATAAAACTGATGGGGCAAACCTCTCATGCGGGCCACCCCGAGGAAGGTAGAAATCCGGCCTATGCCATTGCCGAGATCATTCAGGAAGTGAAAAATATGGATCAATGGTACAATTTTGAGGATTTTGTGCTGGGTACGATTGTTCAGCTTTCGGTAGGTGAAATTTCTTTTGGTATCTCTCCCGGGTACGGTGAATTGCGGCTCACCCTCAGAGCACACAAGCAGGACGACCTGAACAGGCTGAAGGGAGTGGCGCAGGAGAAACTCGCGGAGATAGTTCAAAAGCATAATCTTTCTCACAGGATAAGCTGGCATGAAGCATTTACCTCAACCGTGAATTCTGAGGATGCCATCGAACAGGTGATAAAAGCTGCAAAAGCCAATAATATGGCGCATAAGGAAAAGGATGCGCCTTACCGGTGGTCAGATGATTTTGGCCAGTTGCTGAGCGCATATCACGGAGCCATGTTTACACTTGGAGCCGGAGAAGATCATCCGCAGCTCCACAGCACGGATTACGATTTTCCGGATGAATTGATCGAAAAAGGCGTGGCCATTTATGCCAGCCTCGTGCAGCAACACCAGGAAGAATAA
- a CDS encoding TerB family tellurite resistance protein yields MSIFQGSGDAAYQRKLSHLKNLIAIAFADRELKPNEIEFLHQVSSRLNISQEDVERIIEEPSSVEFHPPKKERERFLRLYALIAMMLADNDMDLREIEHCRQLAIKLGYKEDEASELITTISNAILTGTSVDKLYDKEDRKKFSEH; encoded by the coding sequence ATGTCAATTTTCCAGGGTTCAGGGGATGCTGCGTATCAACGCAAGCTTAGCCACCTGAAGAATCTTATCGCCATTGCCTTTGCTGACAGGGAGTTGAAACCTAACGAGATAGAATTTCTTCACCAGGTTTCTTCACGGCTGAACATTTCACAAGAGGATGTGGAACGGATCATTGAGGAACCTTCATCTGTAGAATTTCATCCACCAAAAAAAGAGCGTGAAAGGTTTCTGAGGTTGTATGCGCTCATCGCCATGATGCTGGCAGATAATGATATGGATCTCAGGGAGATCGAACACTGCCGGCAGCTTGCGATAAAATTAGGATACAAAGAAGATGAAGCCAGTGAGTTGATCACCACTATCAGTAATGCTATACTCACCGGCACCAGCGTAGATAAGCTTTATGATAAAGAAGACCGGAAAAAATTTTCTGAACATTAA
- a CDS encoding glycosyltransferase family 2 protein, with amino-acid sequence MFKGKKVVVVLPAYNAERTLERTYQEIPFDLVDDVILVDDASSDRTTPLAAQIGIKHIITHRQNLGYGGNQKSCYRKALEIGADIVIMLHPDYQYTPKLIPAMASIIGSGLYPVVFGSRILGNGALKGGMPLYKYVANRFLTLTQNLLMNQKLSEYHTGYRAFSREVLERINFEVNSNDFIFDNQMIAQIFYAGFEIAEVTCPTKYFEEASSINFQRSSKYGAGVIGVSFQYLFQKLGLVKSRIFQPLDNRKESGAKAKEGGPGFAENQP; translated from the coding sequence ATGTTTAAAGGCAAAAAGGTAGTAGTTGTGCTGCCGGCATATAATGCCGAGAGAACGCTGGAGCGAACCTATCAGGAAATTCCCTTTGACCTGGTGGATGACGTGATCCTGGTGGATGATGCCAGCAGCGACCGCACCACGCCTCTTGCGGCACAGATCGGGATTAAGCACATTATTACACACCGCCAAAATCTTGGCTATGGCGGCAATCAGAAAAGCTGCTACCGCAAAGCCCTGGAGATCGGGGCTGATATTGTAATCATGCTTCACCCGGATTATCAATACACGCCAAAGCTTATACCGGCTATGGCCAGCATTATCGGCAGTGGCCTTTATCCGGTCGTGTTTGGATCGCGAATTCTGGGCAATGGGGCGCTGAAGGGAGGAATGCCGTTATATAAATATGTGGCTAACCGTTTCCTCACGCTTACGCAAAACCTGCTTATGAACCAGAAGCTTTCTGAATATCACACTGGCTACCGGGCGTTTTCAAGAGAGGTGCTTGAGCGAATTAATTTTGAGGTTAATTCCAATGATTTTATTTTTGATAATCAAATGATCGCGCAAATTTTTTATGCCGGTTTTGAAATTGCGGAGGTTACCTGCCCAACCAAATACTTTGAAGAAGCGAGTTCCATAAATTTTCAGAGAAGTTCAAAATATGGAGCTGGCGTAATAGGGGTTTCTTTCCAATATCTGTTTCAAAAATTAGGTTTGGTAAAATCAAGAATATTTCAGCCTTTGGATAATAGGAAGGAATCAGGCGCAAAGGCTAAGGAAGGTGGGCCTGGGTTTGCGGAAAATCAGCCATAA
- the tsaD gene encoding tRNA (adenosine(37)-N6)-threonylcarbamoyltransferase complex transferase subunit TsaD translates to MNILLAIESSCDDTGAAVSRNGKILSNVVAGQVIHRQYGGVVPELASRAHQRHIVPVVQMALEEAGVSVADLDSIAFTRGPGLMGSLLVGVSFAKAMALSLEIPLIEVNHLHAHLIAHFIDEPVPPFPFLCLLVSGGHTQIIRVEDHLNYQIIGRTIDDAAGEAFDKAAKVLDLPYPGGPLIDKLAREGNRYAFHFTEPSIPALDYSFSGLKTSLLYFLRDRIKEDEDFIKNNLADICASYQHRIVDFLLSKLRKAAAETGIRHIAIAGGVAANSELRRRLDELAAEEGWATYIPAFEYCTDNAAMIAMAGHFKWLAKEFAGQDLPPFARVS, encoded by the coding sequence ATGAACATCTTGCTGGCCATAGAATCATCGTGTGATGACACGGGCGCGGCAGTGTCCCGAAATGGCAAAATTCTCTCCAATGTAGTGGCAGGGCAGGTTATCCACCGTCAATATGGCGGAGTGGTGCCGGAACTGGCCTCGCGTGCGCACCAGCGCCACATCGTACCGGTGGTGCAAATGGCACTCGAGGAAGCCGGTGTTTCGGTGGCTGATCTCGATTCGATCGCCTTTACCCGAGGTCCCGGCCTGATGGGATCTTTGCTCGTGGGCGTTTCCTTTGCCAAGGCGATGGCGCTGAGTCTGGAAATCCCGCTCATTGAGGTAAATCACCTGCACGCCCACCTTATTGCGCATTTTATTGATGAACCCGTACCGCCATTTCCTTTTCTCTGCTTGCTGGTTTCAGGTGGCCATACTCAAATCATTCGCGTGGAGGATCATCTGAATTACCAAATCATAGGGCGAACCATTGATGACGCTGCCGGTGAAGCTTTTGATAAAGCCGCCAAAGTCCTGGACCTGCCATATCCCGGAGGCCCCCTCATTGATAAACTCGCCAGAGAGGGAAATAGATATGCCTTTCACTTTACAGAACCCTCCATTCCGGCTCTTGACTACAGCTTCAGCGGCCTAAAAACTTCGTTGCTTTACTTTCTTCGCGACAGGATAAAGGAGGATGAGGATTTTATTAAAAATAACCTGGCTGACATTTGCGCTTCTTACCAGCATCGGATTGTGGATTTTTTGCTCAGTAAATTGCGAAAGGCCGCAGCCGAAACCGGGATCCGGCACATTGCCATAGCAGGAGGAGTTGCTGCCAACAGCGAACTGCGCAGGCGCCTTGATGAATTGGCAGCGGAGGAGGGATGGGCTACGTATATCCCTGCGTTTGAATATTGTACTGACAATGCGGCAATGATAGCAATGGCAGGGCATTTCAAGTGGCTGGCGAAGGAATTTGCCGGACAGGATCTCCCACCTTTTGCAAGGGTTAGTTAG